Genomic DNA from Fusarium keratoplasticum isolate Fu6.1 chromosome 2, whole genome shotgun sequence:
TGAGCGTGCCACGTGTATGAATGCAGTGATCACCCCAACCGCAGATGATGTACGTAGGGCATTCAATGTTTTCGAGGTTGGGCAACTTGCTCTTCCAGTAGTTATCGAAGTAGGGATGCTCGAGTCCACCATAGGTAGCATCTTCCACAAGGTTGCGGCCCCAGTTCCAGAATACAGGGTATCTAGATGCAAGTCAGTATTACAGAAAAGAGTCATAAGAACCGTATCATGGAATTGTTTCTCACAGGCCACTGAATTGCGTTTCAGGGATTCCTCCCTTGAATGTCATCTCGCGGTAAAGATCCGTCATTCCGTCGATAGGAATGATGGCCTAAACAATACAAGTCAGGGGCAAGTCTAGGCAAAGCGTCCAGGACGCTTACCGCCAGTGAAGGTGGCCTCTCAGCTGCAGTTAGCCAGATTACCATGGCGTATCCACTGGCTCCATAAAGCGCGACTTTGCCATTACTCCATGATTGTTTGGCAAGCCACTCAACGACATCATAACCTGGTATAAGGGTTAGTAAAGGTGAACACTCCCATGACTCACAGTCTCTTACCGTCGAGGCCGACATCACGACTATAGTAACCCTTGTCTCCCTCTGACTGATGCGACCCTCTAGCGTCGACGGAAGCAACAGCATACCCCTGCTGACACCACCAACCAGGGTCCGCTGCCTCGAAAATGTAGAGCTTGGAAATACGAGAAGCATCCAGTCCACTGGCTGGCGGAAAGACGCAGATGTCGACGgcgccatctttgccatAGACGCTGTAGTTGAGTATGACAGGCAGACGTTCGTTCCGTCGGTTCTCAGGACGATATATGTTGCCTCTAAGCACTGTAACATCCCTGACAGAGATGGGGATATCCAAGTCCTGTATGATGCCATCTTCGACGATGGTCCTTGGATTGGGATCTCGAGTGCCCAACAGCTTGGGATCCCATCCTCCAAGAATTGTTAGCTCGAGGCTCGTGGTGGGAAACGGGCTCACTCTCGGGCTCACCGGGTATGAATTTCCCGAGACGCTTAGTCTGAGCGAGTGCCTCAGTCGTGAGAGTTGGGTCGGCCATGTTGTCTAAGTAGAGTTGGAGAATCTTATGCCTGAAGGTTGAAGTTGTGAATGAAGCACTTTCAACACCCCACATGTATACGGCATATCGTGATCCATTATATAATGGACACATCATATGCCCGTCAAGTAGCAGTGCACAACAAGAGTGTCATTCGGACTATCGGGCTTTCTGGTTGTGCGACTATCTTGGCCTCCCGAGTCCCTCGGCATTATGTAAGTGTGGGAGCACTTTACCACATTTCCGACCCCTGCCAGTTTCAAGGTGATACTCCTGACGTACCTAACCATGTATTCTCGGAGTAATTACCCCGTTTGACCGCTCCCACCTAGCCAGTCGTTATTCGGCGTGGTGAACGTTGCGGAACTGCTACCCCACAATGGCCGAAGCTATGAGGATATCCCCCACCACATTTCCGAGGCCTGTCGAGATGGGCTAGTCTAGCCTTGAAGTCTGTTCCGACTTCTCGATTAGTTAGGTAGCTTATACACTACTCCAGAGAGCTGGTGGGCGATAATCCACTCTTTTTTGTATATAAACCTACTCGCAAAGGTGTTTCTATCAACCGTTACTCAATCTTCAATCAAACCTCTCCTCCAATCAATCTTTGACATGCATACCTTGAGTTAAACTCACCGCCCATCGCCAACTACACCACACAATGGATAACGACTTCTCAAAGATCGGCCGGctcacctcttcctctgagCCAGAATTTGACATTATTGTCGTCGGCTCGGGACACAATGGCTTTCTCGCAGCTGCATACCTCGCCAAAGCTGGAAAAAaggttcttgttcttgaacGACAATCGTACCCTGGCGGAGGCGTCGCGTCTCTGCCCATGGCTGAGCCAGGCTACACTAGCGAACGTCACAGTGCCATCCACCAGATGATTATGGGCAACCCCTTGATCACTGATGATGAGCTGCAACTTCAGTCCAAATACGGGCTACAGTATCTTCCGCTAGAGCCAGCTTATGCAATCATCTTCCAAGATGGGGTCCTCCCTCTATACCAGGACATGAAACGGACTGCCGATGCTATCGCCGCCATCTCGAACCGAGAGGAAGGTGAAGCGTACCAGCGCTTTGCCAAATTGGCTaccaagatcaccaagctcatcatgcCAGGCATGTTTGTTCCTCCGGCTACGACACCCCCAGATCTGTCCGACCACCCGGATGTCGCCGCGGCTCTCGAGTCGAGTGCGAAGTGCAGCTCCCTTGACATAGTCAACGAGTACTTCAAGGATCCGACTGTGAGAGTAGCCATTCTTCGCTTTGTTACCGAGATCCAACTGGCGCATCCCAAAACTCCAGGAACTGGCTTGATGGCGTATCTGGGCGTTGGCCTAATGACCTTGTACGGGTTGGCGGTGCCCCGTGGAGGTGGCTCAGCCTTTACTACGGCTGTGTCCAAATGCCTGGAGGCATATGGAGGGGAGCTTCGTCTAAATACCGAAGTTATCAAGGTCATTACCGAGAACGGCCGGGCTGTTGGTGTCCGCACACGAGCCGGTGAAATTCGTGCGCGAGAATGCGTCGTGGCACAAATTCACCCACACGTTTTAGGCAGGCTCGTGGATGGAATCGACCCGACCATCATAACAGCGGCTTCCAAGACCAAATTGTCCGAGTATAGCCTTGTGGTCGTTCATGCTGCCTTGGAAAAACCACTGAACTTCAAGGCAGGAGGAGTGGCAAACCGCGTGGTGATGAACACCATCTGCCCGGGCAGTattgaggagctcctcaaaAGCTACGACACTATGGATAAAGGCGAGATACCAGATGTCATCATGACAGGCGCGTCAGCCATCAATGTCGCCGACCCATCACGGGCTCCACCCGGAAAGTCCATCCTCCATGCCGTGGTGATGGTTCGTGCAGAGCATGCTCGCGTTGGTttccatggatgggatgaggtcaaggacgaggtGACGCAAAAGTTCTTCCGCTACTTGTCTGGCTATCTTGTGGACTTTACTCCAGACCAAGTCCGGGCATACCACGTCGTTACTCCCAAAGACCACCAGGATGACACACCTAGTTTCCAGGGTGGTGATATTTGCGGCCTCTCAATGTCTTCAGATCAGATGGGTCCTCTTCGTCCTACCCCAGAGTTAGCCCAATATCGCGTTCCTGGGGTAAAGGGTTTGTATCTGGCAGGCCCCTTTATGCATCCAGGCGGCGGTGTTTGGGGTGGTGGTCGTCCTGTAGCTATGCGTGTTATGGAAGATATGGGGATCGATTTTGGCGCGGTGATTAAGGCTGATAGGACAAAGGCATCGCATCTTTGAATGGGAGAAGCCCCAGACTTGTATCTACATTACCGACCATATCAAAAAGGTGTGGGCGCTGATATTTTCCAACAATGCTAATATCTCAAGCCGTCAAGGTCACCAATCTAGAATCCCTTCTCAATCATCTCTCTGTGTTGGTCGGAATAACAGGTGACTTCGCATCCGAACGGGAGCGGGACACTAAACAAACCAGGCATCAGGGCCGATTTACTCCAGGGATATCGGAAGCCATTGATAcgtcttcttggtgatgatgagcagtAGCGCTTATACCCGGGGTGTCAGCAATGATCCCTGCAACAGAATCATTAGTCGGGAGAGAGCAGTGCGGTCACTCCGCGGCGTCTTACAGCTGTGCCGCAAGACGAATAAGCAAGGAGAGAATGCTCGTCTGTTTCCATTTCCATTCTGATAACAACATCTCTTGGCAGGGGCTGGATGCAAGCCTGCCCAGATGGAGATAGATCGACGGGTCAGACCCCTGGATCAGCTGGGGGTTTTTCGCTAGTGTGTCGATATTTTCTGCAACTCCAGCGTCTAGTGACGCTCGAAACCACGCTATTGATTAGCTATTGACGGGTACCGGATGTCAAGGAAATTGGCTGTACAGAGAGACACGAGGTGAAGCTGCGAGATAAAAATGAAGAATCGCTCCACTGTCATCACAAGCGTactctccttctctgccaCCAACTTCCACTCGTTCAAACGCCGCCAGCCGCCACGATGGTTCCTCGGGCCAGCCTTTTGTTAGCTCTCAGCCTCGTCTGCATCGAATCTGCGATTGCAGGTCCTTGCAAGCCTGGTACTACTTCAAGTGAGTATGCAGCGTCAATATTGGGTCGTAAGGCATAAACTAATGGGACCTccagcagccttgacctcttcttccGAGACTGAATCCGCTACCTCGCATGCCGCATCTTCCACCACGGTCGTTACCACAGATTCTACTACCTCGGGCCCAGGCACTGACTCAACGACCTCGTCTCTGACACTCACCGAGTCTTCGACCGAGTCAACAACCTTTCTGTCGACAACCAGTAGTGTCTCAGTGAGCTCGGACTCGACAACACTTTCAACTTCCGAGGCGACCACATCTCTGTCGACACAGACATCcaccacctcgacctccCCTCGACCGGACTCAACTGCGTTCAACATTATCCCAGGTGATGGCTCAGCTGCCAGTGGGTTCCTCAAAGTCAGGACCATCCTTGGCGGAGATGTTTACTTCAACAATCAATACACAACATACCAGACGGGCGTGTTCGTTGTGACTGGCCTCAACCAGCTCGTCGAACGCGGGTCACAGCGCATCTGCGCCTTCTTCAGAACCGGCCAAGGCTATGGCGATCTCGAGGGCTGTCAGCCCGAGACCGATCCCGATTTGCGAGAGGTGCCTCTGACCTGCCAACTAACGGCCAGTGGGAAACTTGAGTGCTCCGTGCCTGGCAAATTCTGTTACTACCAGAACGACATGCTCCACTGCGATGATAGGGGAACCTTTTCTTCCCTCTACATTGAGCCTCTTAGTGGCGCAGGCTATGGTGTTATTATTGGTCCCAGTGATCTCAGTCTGTCACCGGTAGAGCTTGCAGCTGCACCCATCGAAACTCTGTGATTGTCTAAGTCGGTCTTTTGTGTTATACCTGAGTGGGGAGCAACGACGATAACTCCATACGTCTTGCGCTTGCGCTATTTAGCTCCTGCATTTAACCGCGCATAAATATTTACAACTTCTATAGTATATATGTATATCAATGAGATGGAATATCTATTGCACATCGGGTAAAATATATGGCTAATTCGACGACCGAAGCATTGAAGTTTGTGGAAGCTCAGAAGGATGATTACTCAGCCAATAAAAACATGGCAGTTCTGACATCACACTCACGCAGGGTAGCTCCAAGCATGATGTCATGAGGGCTTAGAACTTGGAACAATAAGTGAATGGCATGACAAGTTACTCCATCACCTGGATCATTCGTTTTCTAAACTCTCCCCAATAATCAATGCTACCAAAATGAACGTCAACGTCCCGGATTTGATCAAAGCGGCCGTCCCCGAGTCGAAGGGTCGCAATGTCCAGATCCTCAATGACAACATGACGGGAAATAATTATAGGGACCAGAACTTCCTCTCTAGCGACTTTCCATCCAATCCTCCCAAATTGTACGTGACGGGAGAAAGCGACGAGTTTGACCAGCTGACTCTCGCCGAGTGGCGAGCGGAGGGCTTTGATGTCGAGTACATCTCAATGGAGAGCCATGGTGATGGGTACCTACGCAAGATCAAGTCCTTGAGCAAAGAGAACCTGGGACCTTGTGAAAAGTTTGGGATTATAGGTAAGTGAGATAATTCGAATGAAATCCTAGCCTCAGGCTGACACAAAGTAGCATACGACGACGCAGCGGCCATCTGTCTCGAGCATTTCCATGTCCTCGACAACAATCCAGAGTTCAAGCTCGGCCTTCTGATTGCCTACTATCCCTCTTCAATCCCAGATCCGAATGGCCGATTCCCCAGCGCTATTAGCGCCTTGGTACATTTCACAGTTGGCGAGGAAGTCGGCGTCGTAAAGCAGTCTCAGATGGTGGGCATTCAAGGCAAGAAGCATACGAGACGCAGAACGATTAGCAGAGGCCTCGGCACTGGCGGCAAGCTGAACCTTGCGTATCCTAGTTACACCTACGATGCACAGCCAGGGTTCGCTGAGCATGATATGGAAGAGTATGACGGGATATCTGCCGATTTGGCGTGGAGCCGTAGCTTGGCTATGGCGAGAAGAGTGTTTGGGATTAACCCTGACCTGGAAGTTGCTTTGGACAACAACGTACAGAGTGAGCTCCTAAGAAGATCTACAAGTCATGTTAGGAATTGCCAGACTAATATCGGCAGGCAAATTCTTCTCTAAGCATCCCGAGCAAGCCATGTCTACATATACGACACACAAGACACCCCACGTCACCAACATGCCGACCCTGACCGGAGGCATCGGATCAGCTGAGCTAAAACGCTTTTACTCCGACTTCTTTACCAATCCGCCTTCTATCAAGACCACGCTCATATCGCGTACCATCGGCGCTGACCGAGTCGTGGACGAGATACACCTACGCTTTAAGCATACGGAGGAAGTTCCATGGATGCTCCCCGGAGTGCCGCCGACCAACAAAAAGATTGAGATCATGATGGTTAGCATCGTCACGCTGAGAGGCGGCAGACTCTATCATGAGCATGTGTATTGGGACCAGGCCAGCGTTTTGGTACAGGCGGGGCTGCTAGACCCAGAGCTTTTATCACAGACTGCCAAGGACCTCGGGGTCAAGAAGTTGCCTGTGGTAGGAAAACGAGCAGCGAGGAAGGTGATAAAGAATAGGAATGAGAGTGACGACGAAGGAGAAGCGGACAATGAGCTGATTGAAGGGTGGGGGAAAGGCGAAGACAACAGTGAACAAATCGCAACTGCAACCGCAAaagaggcatcttgaagacTTTTAcgatcttcaggctcagttaacccatcgagggccgggcttcaactataataaagaacacatttttaacacatcatagcatcataaTCCCCATGCTAAGAAGACTTTTACATCTTCTTTTATCTACAATGTAATTAAGTTTGATTCTCAGCAGACATTGGCTTTCAAGGTCTGCGTCTAATCACCTGTTAACTTACATTATCACAGCGGTGAAGTAACAGAACTGAACTGTAGCCAGCCAAAACAGATCTACCGGGTCTCCCTTGCCAATACGACCGATAAAACCATAAAGTGACTAACTGCAGCCTAAATTATTTGTTTAATCTAAGTACCAACGGAGGCTTCACTTCTTAGATCTCCCGGAAAAACCACGTACCAGGAGGTGGCTTGGTCTAGTTGGCTGCAACTCACCATCACCCGAGGTTGGGAGACTACTCATAACTGTGTCTCAGCCCCGTGTGCAGTCCGTTTAGGCCAATGATATCTATTATTACAAGATGAGAGCAGATTTTAATTTGCCGAGCAGGTCTTGGAAAGCGACACCCCTATCGCCCAAGGCGACCTTGACTAGGGCTCAGCACACCATGGCCCCCAAACAAGATTGCCTGGTAGCTTATCGCACTATGGAATCAGCCCTGTGCAACTGTCTTCCGTTTTCAAGTGTCATAGTCCCGGTTTTAGCCATGCCAACCCGGACCATAAAGGGGGAAACTCGTGGAAATCGCCGGAGTTCCAAGACACCAACACAAATTCCACCTGGGACTCAACAGCGCGAGCCTGCTGGAGGCCTCTCGGCCGGCAGTGCCTCGATGCTCAGACTGACGCCTCTATCACACATCCCACAGGTGCCATGGCTGTCTCTTCTTATCATAGTCAGACTTCCAACAACACAGATAGCCTTCAGGGTTGAAGATTGCTTCTTATTGGGCATTTGATGTTTTTTGGTGCGTAATTCTGGCTCGGTATCTCTCACCCCCCCGCATCAGACACACTACCTGCAAAGCCAACGCAAACAGCCACTGCGGTTTATGATCACACTGCAGCGGCTGACAGGATCACAGTGGGGACGTGTAAGCTCCTGCAGCCAAGGAGTCTCTTCGGTGAGGAGCTGAATTGACAGTGCTGGTGGAGTGAGAGAGACAATCAACAACCTCCCGCATATAGCAACCTTGCCCGGATGTCATCATCTGGGCGTTTCCAGACCTCCATATGCAGGACAACAGTTTGGGCCTTGCGGTTACCGCCTGGAGTTGTGGTGTGTACTTCATCAAGCATTGTGTTCAAAGTTGATATGTACGAGCCAAAGTTTGCCGAGATGTTACATTCAAGCTCTAATCGACCCGATCCTCGCCGTAACCCTCCTATTGACTTATCCCACTAGCCACAACCCAAACCTTTCCACCTTTACGTCTTATGGAAGAGAGAAGTAAGAGGGTATTAGTTCCTATACtaggcggcggcggcaatgtTATATATACCCTCGATCTAGCTAACGCTTACTATAGGTTCTTATCCGGGAAATATACTTAGTGAGGACTACCCATAGTCCTAGCCTTCGTTTTAACTGACTATAAAGCCCAAGGCAAAATATTTATAGATATTTAACCCCTTGATCTAATCACCAATCCCTGTAGCCACGACATAGatggcttctcaagggctCGGCTCGTTCCAAAAAGGCATTGGCGGACCTCGTGGGGACCGGTCTCCTATTTTGAATATCTAATCCCATTGAAACCCATTGGATCTATTGGGCTTGGCTTCATATTGGTAgcgctcttcttcttcataATACTGCTTGAACCCCACCGCGTCCATGATGTCCTCCGCAGGAAGAGTCTCCATAGCTTTGTTCAACCTAAAAGAGGCCTTCAAACCTTCTAGCGCTTCTCGAACGCCCTTGATCGTTGCAGCAAGCAAGGCGAATGGATATACAACGGCGCTGAACCCCAAGCGCGCCAGGTCCTCGGCAGAGACTTCTTCGGTGTGGCCTCCGGGAATCATGTTGGCCATGCAAGGAAAGTTCAGGTCGCGCATTAAGCGTTTCATCGTAGCACGGTCGGGGATAGCCTCGACGAAGACTGCATCCACGCCGATCTCAATGAAACGTCTGGCTCTTTTAAGCGCTTCGTCGTATCCATGGATCAAGCTGTCCGTTCGACCAAGGATCCAGACGTCCAGCCCTTCGTTCCTGGCATCGACAGCAGCCTGGATCCGTGCATaggcctcgtcctcggggACTACGGCTTTTCCTCGAGTATGTCCACAACCTACAACATGTCAGCATTTCTCCCAGTTGGGGGGTTGGGTCTTGGTTGCGCACGCTTAGGCCAGGTTTGGTCCTCGATTATGACTCCAGCAGCACCTGCCAAGGCAAATCTATTCCCAAATATAATCAGCATGTGTCTCGAGTACAGGAAAGAAGTGTGTCATCGCTTACCCTTTTACTGCTCGCTTCACATTCATGGGTCCTCCGTAACCCGTATCACCATCCACCAGGATTGGCACGCTGACATGCCGCGCTACCTCGGAGACTTTCTGAACCATCTCCCCAAAAGCGATGTAGCCTGTGTCAGGCAAGCCCAAGGATGCCGCGACTGTAAATCCAGACATGAACACCATAGGAAACCCGGCCTGCTCGGCCATCCTGGCACTCAGGGCATCATAACTACCTGTCATGGCGACAATCCTGCCGGGGTCTTGCCAGGCGTCCAACATGTTGGTTCGCAGCCTGGAAGCTTGAGGTGAGGGGATGGCGCCTCGTACATTCCGCAGCTCCGTGCCGCCTTCAGTGCCGGCACTCTGGGAACTGAATTGGAATGGGTACCGGTTCGTATTAACAATCGAGCTTGGCATGATGGGAAAATAAACAACAAGGTGTCGGAAAGAACTTGAACTCTCTAGAGATAGGTCCagttgcttcttcttgttcctTAACAGAGACTCTCTCTGTCTTATACTGTCCAGGCTTACCAGACGGAGGCGGCACCTATGAATTGTCGGCTTACAAGAATATCCGAGATCGGACCACTGCAGGTATGCAAGTACTTCTAGGTGCCTCGTCACTCCCGATTCTCGGAGGCGGATGTGCCACCGTGATGTCTACGGCTGGCCAACTTTGGCGTCATGGCGTCTCCTCCGTAAAGTACTGCCCGTGGCACCCGTGCCCACATTCATCTCCCGTGCCCACTTAACAAGGCCTCCAACCGACAGTCTGCTACCAAATACGACAATTGCAACTCAAACCGGGAGGTCTCCGTACTGCGGAAGCATATCACCGTTTGAACTCCGGGCTGGGTCTTGTTCGGCCTGTATGCGCGGCTTGTTAGCTCCAGCAGCCATGACACCGGTGTCTCTTGCTTACGTATTCTGGTAAAGTAGGAAGCATTCCATCCAGAGGGctcttggcagcagcaacttGGAGAGGGAAGCTTAGTGAAAGGCAAGTGCCGGAAGTGCCAGCGGCCAAGACAAGCCGAATGGTGTAGGTTCGGCATATAAGACATGAATAGAAACTTGGCAAGTATAGTTTCTTGCTGGTAGAGGGGGGGGAGATGTGAATCATCATGGCAGCTTTGTATTTGACAGGTGTATTGTCATATCCAGCTGCGCCATCTTCGGTGGTATTGGTCTCTTCACTGCCAAGGATATTTGCTGCATCGAGAATTGTTTCTTGAGACCCCCAGCGTACACTCTCTATTCTCGTGACAACAAGTTCGTGGGACATGATGTAGGGTGTTGATAAAGCACTTGCCACCGCGGGATATCCCTGGTCTGGCACATAGCTAATGTGGGCGCTGGAATAGTGCGTTACGGTCTGAATGTGCGCTGATTTGGCCTGAACGTCGGGAGGAAGGATATCGCTTGATTTCGGGGAGAATTCGAGATCAATCCTCATTGAGGTTCCTGATGCCTTGAGTTGATCGACTGAAAGCACGAATGCGTCAGGCTGAGTGGCAGAAGCCCTCAAATGTCCAATCTGAGGGGAGAGTAGGGTCTGTCGGATCATTTTACAATCCGTTGAGTTAATTCTTGCATCTCTGAGGCGGGAATAAGGCAGTGGCCGCTCGTGAGATAAAGGGACGACTTTGATCTGGCGCCGCACTGCGGTTGATTTTAGCTTCGACACAACTCGTACCTCAATGGCGTATCCAATCTGCGCTGCATGGGGTGCTTGATCCTTGCCATCCCAAGAACCAAGTGTGGGCGGAAGTTGCAAGTGTTTCTCGTATGCGGTAGCGGAGTAAGGGAACTTGCAGGCAGTGCTCGGTAGATGAACTGGAATGATAAATAACAAGGGTATACTGTAGATCTGCCCAGCTTGAAAAACACCAGACTCAGGAAGAGTACCCATGGGAACTGGCATATCGAGCCGCAAGAAGGGATGCTTTGCCATGCAAAAGTCGTCGCGGGGGACAATGAGGCATGTAAAAGCCGTGCCGGTGAGGGAAATATCGACGGCATCGAAAGCCATGTCACGCTGAGAGGTAATTGTGGCACACCCAGCTATTGTCGAGCCCGAGGTGTATATTGTTGAATCATCGTGCTGCTCGATCCTGACCTCAAGGTGAAGATCCTGCTTGATGAGCGCTCGAATTCGGCGGCCCCAGGATTTGTCTCCTGTTTGGGAAGACATCGAGAACTGTGGCTGACGAAATATTCACGAGTAATATTCCACTACCCCTAGACACTCTGCCTTTATatcttctccttggtggTGCCCAAA
This window encodes:
- a CDS encoding Amino-oxidase domain-containing protein; translation: MDNDFSKIGRLTSSSEPEFDIIVVGSGHNGFLAAAYLAKAGKKVLVLERQSYPGGGVASLPMAEPGYTSERHSAIHQMIMGNPLITDDELQLQSKYGLQYLPLEPAYAIIFQDGVLPLYQDMKRTADAIAAISNREEGEAYQRFAKLATKITKLIMPGMFVPPATTPPDLSDHPDVAAALESSAKCSSLDIVNEYFKDPTVRVAILRFVTEIQLAHPKTPGTGLMAYLGVGLMTLYGLAVPRGGGSAFTTAVSKCLEAYGGELRLNTEVIKVITENGRAVGVRTRAGEIRARECVVAQIHPHVLGRLVDGIDPTIITAASKTKLSEYSLVVVHAALEKPLNFKAGGVANRVVMNTICPGSIEELLKSYDTMDKGEIPDVIMTGASAINVADPSRAPPGKSILHAVVMVRAEHARVGFHGWDEVKDEVTQKFFRYLSGYLVDFTPDQVRAYHVVTPKDHQDDTPSFQGGDICGLSMSSDQMGPLRPTPELAQYRVPGVKGLYLAGPFMHPGGGVWGGGRPVAMRVMEDMGIDFGAVIKADRTKASHL